The sequence below is a genomic window from Tenacibaculum tangerinum.
TAAACCTACTAATATTCCTGCTTCTCAATTGTTAAAACAAATTCCTTCTTCGTCTATTAAAAGTGTAGAGTTAATTACCAATCCATCAGCAAAATACAATCCTGAAGGAATGAGTGGTATTATTAATATTATTTTGAATAAAAATGCCAATATGGGCTTCAATGGCTCTGTAAATACTGGTATTGAAGCTGGACATTATGTTCGTTACAATGCGTCTACTAACATGAATTACAAAACAGGAAAAGTTAACTTCTTTGGTAATTATGGATTTAGAGGTGGTGATAATTATAACTTCGGATATGTGAATAGACCTGGAGTTAATAACCAAGATTTTATTTTTGTAAATGATAACGAATCTCACCTATTCAAAATTGGAGCTGATATTTATTTAGATGATAAAAACACCTTATCTCTTTACACCACTCAAAATTGGTTCGATAGTAATGCTAGTGGGCGTGCCATTATCACAGACAGTAATGGTGATTTAATTGAGAACTCACCAAATACTCAAACCAATGAAAGTCATAATCAGGCGTATAACATAAACTATAAACACGATTTCGAAAAAAGGGACATTCGATAGAGTTTGAAGGAAACTTCTCTCAAAATAATACTCCTATCTTTTTAGAAAACAGCTTTAAAGAAGGTTCTCAACCAGATTATTTTAATGACATTCATAACAACAGGAAAAGTACACTGCTAAATTTAGATTATACAAATCCTATTGCTAAAAATGGAAAATTAGAGTTAGGGTTGGAATATAGAGTTGATGACTCTGACAATACGAACCTAACAAATCAACAAATTTTAGTAGAAGAACCAGATATTTATACCGATTTAGGCAACTCTTCTTTTAGCTATGATAGAGATATTTATTCTGCTTATGCGAACTACAACCACAACTTTGGCAAGTTAAGCATGCAATTGGGTGCACGTTTAGAACAATATAAAATTAAAGGAGTATTTAATCAAGAGGGTGAAGCTACTGCAACTGTTACCGACGATATTTTCACCATATATCCATCTGCATTTTTTACGTTTAATCCTTCTGAGAAAAATCAATTTCAGTTGAGCTATAGCAAACGTGTTGACAGACCAGGTATACAACAAGTAAACCCTATTAGAGAATGGAGTACTCCATTAATTACTTCGGTAGGTAACCCCGATCTTGTTCCTCAATTTACCAATTCGGTTGAATTCAATTACACTCGAAAAATAAAAGGCGGTTCTTTCACTTTAGGTAGTTTTTACAGAAATATTAATGATGTAATTAATAGAGCTACCTATAAAGATCCTAGCGATGAAAACAATGTAAGACAAATATTAACTTTTGCTAATTTCGATGACACCGATGCCTATGGTTTAGAGTTTTCTTTAAACTATAAAATTGCCAAATGGTGGCGTGCGAATGCT
It includes:
- a CDS encoding TonB-dependent receptor, encoding MKNIIFVFLVLLASNIHAQMPKDILPKTGVISGKVIDQTTQQPLPYVNIIIKDAAKKIITGGISDDSGLFTVKNIPEGKNTVEIQFIGYKTFAKLISVNRKTNKINLGTIALEEDTTTLDEVEIRAETSSVTQKVDRKVINVGKDLTSAGATASDLLNNVQSVSVDSQSGNISLRGNENVRVLVDGKPTNIPASQLLKQIPSSSIKSVELITNPSAKYNPEGMSGIINIILNKNANMGFNGSVNTGIEAGHYVRYNASTNMNYKTGKVNFFGNYGFRGGDNYNFGYVNRPGVNNQDFIFVNDNESHLFKIGADIYLDDKNTLSLYTTQNWFDSNASGRAIITDSNGDLIENSPNTQTNESHNQAYNINYKHDFEKRDIR
- a CDS encoding outer membrane beta-barrel family protein, whose amino-acid sequence is MEFEGNFSQNNTPIFLENSFKEGSQPDYFNDIHNNRKSTLLNLDYTNPIAKNGKLELGLEYRVDDSDNTNLTNQQILVEEPDIYTDLGNSSFSYDRDIYSAYANYNHNFGKLSMQLGARLEQYKIKGVFNQEGEATATVTDDIFTIYPSAFFTFNPSEKNQFQLSYSKRVDRPGIQQVNPIREWSTPLITSVGNPDLVPQFTNSVEFNYTRKIKGGSFTLGSFYRNINDVINRATYKDPSDENNVRQILTFANFDDTDAYGLEFSLNYKIAKWWRANASMDYYSQKQFGTTDLSNPNAPTIEVETNIFNARISNSFTVSKKLRLQLFAMYRGANEDIQWNVAHMKMVNLGANYSILKGKGDLNFRVNDIFNTMRFKFDSERPFVQNGRFKWESRTAYIGFNYRFGGGKNKARARKQRDTNEKQGGGGFL